The Drosophila mauritiana strain mau12 chromosome 2R, ASM438214v1, whole genome shotgun sequence genome has a segment encoding these proteins:
- the LOC117135795 gene encoding uncharacterized protein LOC117135795: MGIKLDMNGLLVLVLGAFCCSVVAKPPTARRAQLHDDVQLIHPHIITIERLENLLRRAGEIFGPALEEDAMAEASSQVQEQVQPQQRLLPPTEQPYNFYLPLYDFVEPKLDAKSRMLEKIAPPPQKTEHNYYAEKPKKKPKKFNAANKHINLNLKWLNTYERAMGGATAPKAMYLEQDERNRINFDDSFFAVDMQVKIPDNQPHKESAAPTELLQHGEEQAEEDLMAAPAQLAFNFKSPVQDERRT, encoded by the exons ATGGGAATTAAATTGGACATGAATGGTTTACTGGTT TTGGTTTTGGGCGCCTTTTGCTGTAGCGTGGTGGCCAAACCACCAACAGCTCGGCGGGCACAGCTGCACGACGATGTCCAGCTCATCCATCCCCACATCATCACCATAGAGCGTTTGGAGAATCTGCTGCGGCGTGCTGGGGAAATCTTTGGTCCGGCTCTAGAGGAAGATGCCATGGCGGAGGCCAGTAGTCAGGTGCAGGAGCAAGTGCAGCCCCAGCAGCGGTTGCTGCCGCCAACGGAGCAGCCGTATAACTTCTATTTACCTCTATACGACTTTGTGGAGCCTAAGCTGGATGCCAAGAGCCGAATGCTGGAGAAGATTGCTCCTCCGCCGCAAAAGACGGAGCACAACTACTACGCGGAAAAGCCAAAAAAGAAGCCAAAGAAGTTTAACGCTGCCAACAAGCATATCAACCTCAATCTCAAGTGGCTGAACACCTATGAGAGGGCCATGGGCGGAGCAACTGCGCCCAAAGCCATGTATCTGGAGCAGGACGAGCGCAACCGAATAAACTTCGACGACTCTTTCTTTGCGGTGGACATGCAGGTAAAGATTCCGGACAATCAGCCCCACAAGGAGTCGGCTGCGCCCACAGAGCTCTTGCAGCATGGTGAAGAGCAGGCCGAGGAAGATCTGATGGCCGCTCCTGCGCAGTTAGCCTTTAACTTCAAGTCTCCAGTCCAGGATGAACGTCGAACATag
- the LOC117136415 gene encoding ubiquitin carboxyl-terminal hydrolase 35 — protein sequence MAVKQNNSEAGDASDNAGGAGNGIPPNAKPMSANGLANAEENVVPKGMDTGSPAGESLNSNRSGKRDIKALLAYLQSIDMPEQGHNVMAICERVIVDLARLQIPRGASCPRLKEDVCQVGAFLATRNEKFHQMFYLRVVYELITKSPFEPPPSCAVAIVFQLFDSTQILEAVHSLLEQNVQDSSIKKTVNLLCDWITYCTFCSTLNLWVLALLKGLRDQGKMALLDEIAMDNIEKLFHVMIFPALRQKAAPVVFHMLSTINQTPEVFHKILPRIPRVLQYVKNQSATMDEIGLETKKCLQQLVDLTSALMLRFYDQDELYVATKKALQTYEPSPNCVALAQAMHENAQPWGRRNARVGLVNLGNTCYMNSVLQALAMTSDFSRQILLIEGNSVLLMKVQQQIALMHHSLRYELTPSKVLNATRPPSFTPGLQQDSSEFLGHLLDLLHEHEIGNSLVTGHSVGPSKTGKEMDDVPALLSEDILSSGVIPYNSKDHELSSGSNSDNCNHKPTPTLPATPTKATNGLQQQDQQVDQARPPSTIDKTFAGKLSTTYRCLSCGWESRNEDSFRELQLSFPDDQEDCGATNYSVQDLIEYYCSPEKLDGENQYFCPQCKRLCDAERHIGVTQAPKNLILTLKQFKYDQKYHFRTKLMHKVFHDESVTVKMSAKDSLQEISTVHYDLYAGVVHAGYSMDSGHYFTFAADQAKNWYKFNDNVVTHSKPEEMHNLTSPNTPYILFYKMCGHSNESNSATASCSSSMVSRSNDQVVSVPLAPPLKLEELPRRLRDYVRKDNHVYNEELKMQRFKRGNSGHGNAFVSRHNFDGDGDEDDKGPPPPGGCGSNGLGMNINRFVF from the exons ATGGCCGTTAAGCAGAATAACAGCGAGGCGGGTGACGCCTCGGATAATGCCGGAGGAGCTGGCAACGGCATTCCGCCCAACGCCAAACCCATGTCCGCGAACGGACTGGCGAACGCCGAAGAGAACGTAGTGCCAAAGGGCATGGACACGGGATCGCCCGCTGGCGAGAGCCTGAACTCCAACCGATCGGGCAAGCGGGACATTAAGGCCCTGCTGGCATACCTCCAAAGCATCGATATGCCTGAGCAAGGCCACAATGTGATGGCCATCTGCGAGAGGGTTATCGTGGACTTGGCCCGTCTGCAAATTCCACGAGGCGCATCCTGTCCACGCCTAAAGGAAGACGTCTGCCAGGTCGGCGCCTTTCTGGCCACGCGCAACGAGAAGTTCCACCAAATGTTCTACCTGCGTGTCGTCTACGAGCTGATCACCAAGTCGCCGTTCGAACCACCACCCTCGTGTGCCGTGGCCATTGTGTTCCAGCTGTTCGACTCCACGCAGATCCTGGAGGCTGTACACTCGCTACTGGAACAGAATGTGCAGGACTCGAGCATTAAGAAGACGGTGAACCTGCTCTGTGATTGGATCACGTACTGCACCTTTTGCAGCACCCTCAATCTCTGGGTGCTGGCGCTTCTCAAGGGGCTAAGGGATCAGGGCAAAATGGCGCTGCTCGACGAGATTGCAATGGACAACATCGAGAAGCTGTTCCACGTGATGATCTTTCCGGCGCTGAGGCAAAAGGCCGCACCGGTTGTGTTTCACATGCTGTCAACGATTAATCAGACCCCCGAGGTTTTTCACAAG ATCTTGCCAAGGATCCCACGAGTCCTGCAGTATGTGAAGAATCAGTCGGCCACCATGGACGAGATTGGCCTGGAAACCAAGAAGTGTCTGCAGCAGCTGGTCGACCTAACCAGCGCCCTAATGCTACGTTTCTACGATCAGGATGAGCTCTATGTTGCAACCAAAAAGGCCCTGCAGACATATGAGCCCTCTCCCAATTGCGTGGCTCTGGCGCAGGCAATGCATGAGAATGCCCAGCCGTGGGGTCGGCGGAATGCAAGGGTTGGACTCGTTAACCTGGGGAACACCTGCTACATGAATAGCGTACTACAGGCGCTAGCCATGACAAGCGA TTTTAGCAGGCAAATCCTGCTTATCGAAGGCAATTCAGTGCTGCTCATGAAAGTGCAGCAGCAGATCGCCCTGATGCACCACTCGCTGCGCTACGAACTGACGCCTTCGAAAGTGCTGAACGCCACCCGGCCGCCAAGTTTCACGCCCGGCCTACAACAGGACAGCTCTGAGTTCCTAGGACATCTGCTCGACTTGCTGCACGAGCACGAGATCGGCAACTCCTTAGTCACTGGTCACAGTGTTGGTCCTTCAAAGACCGGCAAGGAAATGGACGATGTGCCCGCACTGCTGAGCGAGGATATATTGTCGAGCGGGGTAATTCCGTACAACAGCAAGGATCACGAGCTCAGCAGTGGAAGCAACAGTGACAATTGTAATCACAAGCCCACACCGACACTACCCGCGACTCCCACCAAAGCCACCAACGGCTTACAGCAGCAGGACCAGCAGGTCGATCAGGCGAGGCCACCATCTACCATTGACAAGACGTTCGCTGGCAAGCTTTCCACCACCTACCGATGTTTGAGCTGCGGCTGGGAGAGCCGTAACGAGGACAGCTTCCGCGAACTCCAGCTGTCATTTCCCGATGATCAGGAAGACTGTGGAGCCACCAACTACTCTGTGCAGGATCTGATCGAGTACTACTGCTCGCCCGAGAAGCTGGACGGTGAGAATCAATATTTCTGTCCACAATGCAAGAGGCTTTGCGATGCGGAGCGCCACATCGGGGTCACCCAGGCACCGAAGAACCTTATTCTCACGCTTAAGCAGTTCAAGTACGATCAGAAGTACCACTTCCGCACCAAGCTCATGCATAAGGTGTTCCACGATGAGAGC GTCACAGTAAAAATGTCGGCAAAGGACTCGCTGCAGGAGATTTCAACTGTGCACTATGATCTGTATGCGGGTGTTGTGCACGCCGGGTACAGCATGGATTCCGGCCATTACTTTACGTTCGCGGCGGATCAAGCCAAGAATTGGTACAAGTTCAACGATAACGTGGTTACCCACTCCAAACCGGAGGAGATGCACAATCTCACTTCGCCCAACACGCCCTACATCCTGTTCTACAAGATGTGCGGCCACTCCAATGAGTCTAATTCGGCTACGGCCAGCTGCAGTTCGAGTATGGTATCGCGCTCAAATGACCAGGTGGTCTCTGTGCCGCTGGCGCCGCCTTTgaagctggaggagctgccGCGTCGACTTCGCGACTACGTAAGAAAGGACAACCATGTTTACAACGAAGAGTTGAAGATGCAACGCTTTAAGCGTGGCAACAGCGGTCATGGCAATGCGTTTGTCAGCCGCCACAACTTCGATGGCGATGGTGACGAAGACGACAAGGGGCCGCCGCCGCCCGGAGGATGTGGAAGCAATGGACTGGGCATGAACATCAACCGCTTCGTATTCTGA
- the LOC117135796 gene encoding uncharacterized protein LOC117135796 isoform X2: protein MEAALSLPQAVVACWSWKMALVFILLILLLGFVGYVAYVVHKKGIDPKDIRIHSLQDAKKLLKPPPSGNGPHKYLEKRA from the exons ATGG AAGCTGCCCTTAGTTTGCCTCAAGCTGTGGTCGCCTGCTGGTCGTGGAAAATGGCTCTGGTTTTTATATTGCTGATCCTCCTGCTGGGTTTCGTGGGATACGTAGCCTATGTGGTCCACAAGAAGGG CATAGATCCCAAGGACATCCGCATCCACAGCCTGCAGGACGCTAAGAAGCTGCTGAAGCCTCCGCCAAGTGGAAATGGACCCCACAAATACTTGGAGAAAAGGGCATGA
- the LOC117135796 gene encoding uncharacterized protein LOC117135796 isoform X1 → MLLPWILICDFGFQNSTEAALSLPQAVVACWSWKMALVFILLILLLGFVGYVAYVVHKKGIDPKDIRIHSLQDAKKLLKPPPSGNGPHKYLEKRA, encoded by the exons ATGCTTCTGCCTTGGATTCTTATCTGCGATTTCGGGTTCCAAAATTCTACAGAAGCTGCCCTTAGTTTGCCTCAAGCTGTGGTCGCCTGCTGGTCGTGGAAAATGGCTCTGGTTTTTATATTGCTGATCCTCCTGCTGGGTTTCGTGGGATACGTAGCCTATGTGGTCCACAAGAAGGG CATAGATCCCAAGGACATCCGCATCCACAGCCTGCAGGACGCTAAGAAGCTGCTGAAGCCTCCGCCAAGTGGAAATGGACCCCACAAATACTTGGAGAAAAGGGCATGA
- the LOC117136416 gene encoding transmembrane protein 18 yields the protein MHPGQIEVNEVNGYWTFLLSIDWKDPWLIGLILAHILTTTTALLSRNNSNFQVFLFLILLLAVYFTESINEFAAHNWSSFSRQQYFDSNGLFISTVFSIPILLNCMLLIGTWLYNSTQLMVTLKTAQLKERARKERQTKTDSESIAHEKAE from the exons ATGCACCCAGGGCAAATTGAGGTCAACGAGGTCAATGGCTATTGGACATTTCTGCTGAGC ATCGATTGGAAGGATCCCTGGCTTATTGGCCTTATTTTGGCGCATATCCTAACCACCACCACTGCCCTGCTCAGCAGGAACAACTCCAACTTCCAGGTTTTCCTCTTCCTAATACTGT TGCTGGCGGTCTACTTCACGGAGAGCATCAATGAGTTCGCTGCTCACAATTGGAGTTCCTTTTCCAGACAACAATACTTCGATAGCAACGGCCTGTTTATCTCGACAGTTTTCTCAATACCTATTTTGCTTAACTGTATGCTTTTGATC GGCACTTGGCTCTACAACTCCACGCAGCTGATGGTGACTCTAAAAACAGCGCAGCTCAAGGAGCGAGCTCGCAAGGAACGCCAGACTAAGACGGATTCGGAGTCCATAGCACATGAAAAGGCGGAGTAG
- the LOC117135791 gene encoding probable nucleoporin Nup54: MSFFGANTSLGATSTPAKTTGGLFGSPFGGTAATSQPAPAFGAQATSTPAFGAQPATSAFGAGSAFGATAAAPAFGAATGTSAFGGSAFGSAPAFGAATTTTAGTGLGGGGFGGFGAAPATSQAGLFGAPATSAAPPAFSGFGQQAAASTATASGFSGFGTTTTSAPAFGGFGTNQSTGFGGGAFGSTFGKPANTTVTPGFGGFGGTSFMLGQPQQQPAPISADEAFAQSILNVSIFGDERDKIVAKWNYLQATWGTGKMFYSQSAAPVDITPENVMCRFKAIGYSRMPGKDNKLGLVALNFCRELSAVKPHQQQVIQTLHSLFGSKPNMLVHIDSIKELENKKCQMVIYVEEKLPHAPNESKRILATDLSSYLNQASLKPQLNNLGVVEALALVLPDEDQLREYLENPPRGVDPRMWRQANSDNPDPTIYLPVPMVGFSDLKWRVKCQEQETDTHALYIKKVEGELTELKKRHATATAKILEHKRKLAELSHRILRIIVKQECTRKVGTSLTPEEEAMRTKLQNMLAVVSAPTQFKGRLSELLSQMRMQRNQFAANGGAEYALDKESEDEMKTFLSMQQRAMEVLSDTVNKDLRALDVIIKGLPELRQS; encoded by the exons ATGTCGTTCTTCGGAGCCAACACGTCGCTGGGAGCAACAAGCACGCCGGCCAAAA CAACCGGTGGCCTCTTCGGATCGCCGTTTGGAGGCACAGCTgcaaccagccagccagcacCCGCTTTCGGAGCACAGGCCACATCGACTCCGGCTTTTGGCGCCCAACCTGCGACTTCTGCCTTCGGAGCAGGTTCCGCCTTTGGAGCAACCGCTGCAGCCCCTGCTTTTGGAGCCGCCACAGGAACTTCTGCCTTTGGCGGCTCCGCCTTTGGCAGTGCTCCGGCATTTGGTGCGGCGACAACCACAACAGCGGGCACGGGTCTGGGAGGAGGCGGTTTTGGCGGATTTGGAGCAGCTCCGGCAACAAGTCAGGCCGGTCTGTTCGGCGCTCCAGCGACTAGTGCAGCACCACCTGCTTTTAGCGGATTCGGCCAACAGGCAGCTGCGAGTACAGCGACAGCAAGTGGATTTTCCGGCTTTGGCACAACCACAACGTCGGCACCTGCTTTTGGCGGCTTTGGCACCAACCAGTCCACTGGCTTTGGGGGCGGAGCCTTCGGATCTA CATTTGGTAAACCAGCGAATACAACAGTTACGCCGGGATTTGGTGGATTCGGCGGCACCAGCTTCATGCTTGgacagccgcagcagcaaccagCGCCCATATCGGCTGACGAGGCGTTTGCCCAATCCATTCTGAATGTATCCATTTTCGGTGATGAACGGGACAAAATAGTGGCCAAATGGAACTACTTGCAGGCTACGTGGGGCACTGGGAAGATGTTTTACTCCCAGAGTGCGGCGCCGGTAGACATTACGCCGGAGAACGTGATGTGCCGGTTCAAGGCCATAGGTTACAGTCGTATGCCGGGCAAGGATAACAAGTTGGGACTGGTGGCTCTTAACTTCTGCCGAGAACTCTCAGCTGTCAA gCCACACCAGCAACAAGTGATTCAAACGCTTCACAGTTTATTCGGGAGCAAGCCCAACATGCTTGTTCACATAGATTCCATTAAGGAGCTGGAGAACAAAAAGTGCCAAATGGTTATTTACGTCGAGGAAAAACTGCCGCATGCTCCCAACGAAAGCAAGCGTATATTGGCCACCGATCTGTCAAGCTACCTAAATCAGGCGTCGCTGAAACCGCAGCTCAATAATCTTGGTGTTGTGGAGGCTTTGGCTCTGGTATTACCCGACGAAGATCAATTAAGGGAGTACCTTGAAAATCCACCCCGTGGCGTGGATCCGCGCATGTGGCGTCAGGCCAATTCCGACAATCCAGATCCTACTATATATTTACCAGTGCCCATGGTGGGCTTCAGCGACTTGAAGTGGCGCGTTAAGTGTCAGGAGCAAGAAACGGACACGCACGCATTGTACATAAAGAAGGTGGAGGGTGAGCTGACAGAACTCAAGAAGCGCCACGCCACAGCCACAGCGAAGATACTTGAACATAAACGGAAACTGGCCGAGCTCAGTCATCGCATACTAAGG ATAATAGTGAAACAAGAGTGCACCCGCAAGGTGGGCACTTCCTTGACGCCCGAGGAGGAGGCCATGCGCACCAAACTACAGAACATGCTGGCTGTCGTGTCCGCACCAACACAATTCAAGGGCCGACTCAGCGAGTTGCTCTCCCAGATGCGCATGCAGCGCAATCAATTCGCCGCCAACGGTGGGGCCGAGTATGCCCTCGACAAGGAATCGGAGGACGAGATGAAGACCTTCCTGAGCATGCAGCAGCGCGCCATGGAGGTGCTGAGCGATACCGTCAACAAGGACCTGAGGGCGCTGGATGTTATAATTAAAGGACTGCCCGAGCTGCGACAATCGTGA